In one window of Poriferisphaera corsica DNA:
- a CDS encoding cofactor-independent phosphoglycerate mutase has protein sequence MSIDFPDFPLSITISHMKYVIIIPDGAADLPLEDFDGKTAFQAANIPNTDALAKAGRIGTANTTPQGMPCGSDVCSMSLLGYDPAEYHTGRAPLEAAALGIPLSDTDWIFRVNFVTVIDGNMQDHSAGAITDNEARTLLADFAKEFSLDGVKIYPGVSYRNILIDSSGSRDYSELVTTPPHDVPGEPMKKYLPVGGESAQVLCDIIHRSETIFADHEINATRREIGDAPATHLWPWGQGTKPQMPTFLEKYGIKGAMITAVDLLAGISAFIGWDRLDVPGQTSYHDTDYAAAGTHAIAALDAYDIVCVHVEAPDEASHAADAKTKVAAIESIDQHIVGPIHNALEDRGEPYRILLLPDHYTRVDNRKHHARPVPFLIAGHKMKGAVERTYCEANAEASDLHIEHGHELMEFFLQSGL, from the coding sequence TGTCCATCGACTTCCCCGATTTCCCTCTCTCCATTACAATCTCACACATGAAGTACGTCATCATCATCCCCGACGGAGCCGCCGACCTTCCCCTCGAAGACTTCGATGGCAAGACCGCTTTCCAAGCCGCCAATATCCCCAACACCGACGCCCTCGCCAAAGCCGGACGTATCGGAACCGCTAACACCACACCCCAAGGCATGCCCTGCGGCTCAGATGTCTGCTCCATGTCACTCCTCGGTTACGACCCCGCTGAATACCACACTGGACGCGCTCCACTCGAAGCCGCCGCACTCGGAATCCCCCTCTCAGACACCGACTGGATTTTCCGAGTCAATTTCGTCACCGTCATCGATGGCAACATGCAAGATCACTCCGCCGGCGCCATCACTGACAATGAAGCACGCACGCTCCTCGCAGATTTCGCCAAAGAGTTCTCACTCGACGGCGTCAAAATCTATCCCGGTGTCAGCTACCGAAACATCCTCATCGATTCTTCAGGCTCGCGTGACTATTCCGAACTCGTCACAACACCTCCTCATGACGTTCCCGGCGAACCCATGAAGAAATACCTTCCCGTCGGTGGCGAATCCGCCCAAGTCCTCTGTGACATCATTCATCGTTCAGAGACCATCTTCGCCGATCACGAGATCAACGCGACACGCCGCGAGATCGGCGACGCGCCCGCCACACATCTCTGGCCATGGGGGCAGGGCACCAAACCACAAATGCCCACCTTCCTCGAAAAATATGGCATCAAGGGCGCTATGATCACAGCCGTCGACCTCCTCGCCGGTATCTCAGCCTTCATCGGTTGGGACCGTCTCGACGTCCCCGGCCAAACCTCCTATCACGACACCGACTACGCCGCAGCAGGCACACACGCCATCGCCGCACTCGATGCCTATGACATTGTCTGTGTTCACGTCGAAGCGCCCGACGAAGCTTCTCACGCCGCGGACGCTAAAACCAAAGTCGCCGCCATCGAATCCATCGATCAGCACATCGTCGGCCCAATCCACAACGCACTCGAAGACCGCGGCGAACCTTACCGCATCCTCCTTCTCCCCGACCACTACACCCGCGTTGACAACCGCAAGCACCACGCCCGCCCCGTCCCATTCCTCATTGCAGGCCACAAAATGAAGGGCGCCGTCGAACGTACCTATTGCGAGGCCAACGCCGAAGCCTCCGATCTCCACATCGAGCACGGCCACGAACTCATGGAATTCTTCCTCCAATCTGGCCTTTGA